A single window of Gossypium arboreum isolate Shixiya-1 chromosome 13, ASM2569848v2, whole genome shotgun sequence DNA harbors:
- the LOC108468751 gene encoding uncharacterized protein LOC108468751, whose protein sequence is MLNLAKFLKYDIPTIKEGEGDEVIAFIAVEAWKHFDFLCQNYILNGLSDAVYEGYSIKKTTKKLWISLDHKYKIEDASAKKFLVAKFLNFVMIDFKLVVNQEQELQLIIHEIIAEGMVISESFQVAAIFEKLSPAWNDFKHYLKHKRWHFQKAKKTSRREKQPQNGSKLGPKGGISNKKKIQGKCFNCNKMGHKSSDCRIPKKVRANEANVMKEISKEMSDMDLCA, encoded by the coding sequence ATGTTGAACTTGGCCAAATTTTTGAAATATGACATTCCTACTATTAAAGAGGGCGAGGGAGATGAAGTTATCGCTTTCATTGCTGTTGAAGCTTGGAAACATTTTGATTTCCTGTGCCAAAACTACATCTTGAATGGATTGTCAGATGCAGTTTACGAAGGGTATAGTATCAAGAAAACAACTAAGAAATTATGGATATCATTGGACCATAAATACAAAATCGAAGATGCTAGTGCTAAAAAGTTTTTAGTTGCTAAATTCTTGAATTTTGTAATGATTGATTTTAAACTAGTTGTAAATCAAGAGCAAGAGCTTCAACTGATCATTCATGAAATTATTGCTGAAGGGATGGTGATAAGTGAATCCTTCCAAGTGGCAGCCATTTTTGAGAAGCTGTCTCCTGCTTGGAATGACTTCAAGCATTACCTAAAGCACAAAAGATGGCATTTCCAAAAAGCAAAAAAGACTTCAAGAAGGGAAAAACAACCTCAGAATGGGTCTAAACTTGGACCAAAAGGTGGCATTTCCAACAAGAAAAAAATTCAAGGAAAATGCTTCAATTGCAACAAGATGGGGCACAAGTCATCTGACTGTAGGATTCCAAAGAAAGTTAGAGCTAATGAGGCTAATGTTATGAAAGAAATTTCTAAGGAAATGTCTGATATGGacttatgtgcctaa